A region from the Oceanidesulfovibrio marinus genome encodes:
- a CDS encoding glycosyltransferase family A protein, which yields MFILTEFECANTRPNTIWTVLTHRDDSTMNTTQSPAIVVLGYNRPESLRRILGGLNASHYPHDVTLVISIDKSDSLNVLKVAEEFQWKGGPKRILTAEESLGLRRHVLRSGDLTEEYGSIILLEDDIYPSPHFYNYAASALDYYQDDDRIAGISLYSPQYNETSFMGFRPMQDDVDAYFLALPSSWGQAWTWEQWRRFKAWYDANADKDIAPIVPPNVRLWPESSWKKYFIAYMCDSNLFFVYPYLSFSTNFSDIGVNHKTNSTRFQVPIHMFPKEYVFKPMDESLCVYDEYCELLPDRFVRLAPHLGDSDLVVDLYGVKDLNQFQATHILTSRPMPALASWSKDLKPHELNVVCDIKGNGLNYGLLCDCDKTPLNINAESVCYYYNVSRRVLRWCRID from the coding sequence GTGTTCATCCTCACCGAATTTGAATGTGCGAATACCCGTCCGAACACGATCTGGACGGTTTTGACGCACCGCGACGACTCAACCATGAACACGACTCAATCACCTGCTATCGTTGTCCTTGGATACAACCGCCCAGAATCCCTGCGACGCATACTGGGCGGCCTGAACGCGTCCCACTACCCGCATGACGTGACCCTGGTCATCAGCATTGATAAAAGCGACTCCCTGAACGTTTTGAAGGTAGCGGAAGAATTCCAATGGAAGGGAGGTCCCAAACGGATTCTCACGGCCGAGGAAAGTCTGGGCCTCAGGCGCCATGTGTTGCGTTCCGGCGACTTGACCGAAGAGTACGGCTCTATAATCCTTTTGGAGGACGACATCTATCCGTCGCCCCATTTCTATAACTACGCTGCCAGCGCCCTCGACTATTATCAGGACGACGATCGCATAGCCGGCATCTCGCTTTATTCACCGCAATACAACGAAACCTCTTTTATGGGCTTCCGGCCCATGCAGGACGACGTCGATGCATATTTTCTCGCACTACCTTCTTCTTGGGGGCAAGCTTGGACATGGGAACAATGGCGACGCTTCAAAGCATGGTACGACGCGAACGCCGACAAGGACATAGCCCCCATCGTACCGCCCAACGTGCGGCTTTGGCCTGAGAGCTCGTGGAAAAAGTACTTTATCGCCTACATGTGCGATTCCAATCTTTTCTTCGTTTACCCGTATCTCTCTTTCAGCACCAACTTTTCCGACATCGGCGTCAACCACAAGACCAACTCCACGCGCTTTCAGGTCCCCATCCACATGTTCCCCAAAGAATATGTCTTCAAGCCGATGGACGAGTCTCTTTGCGTCTATGACGAATACTGCGAGCTACTGCCTGACAGGTTTGTGCGACTGGCTCCACATCTGGGGGACAGCGACCTCGTGGTGGATCTTTACGGAGTGAAGGACTTGAACCAGTTCCAAGCCACGCACATCCTCACCTCGCGGCCCATGCCTGCCCTGGCCAGCTGGAGCAAAGACCTGAAGCCCCACGAACTCAATGTCGTCTGCGACATCAAGGGGAACGGCCTGAACTACGGATTGCTCTGTGACTGCGACAAGACTCCATTGAACATAAACGCCGAATCTGTCTGCTATTACTACAACGTGTCCCGCCGGGTTCTACGTTGGTGCCGTATTGATTAG
- a CDS encoding glycosyltransferase → MPADKKILITTYHNAFLNKGGGEYELLEVALNLRKMGHIADVYSPYSRSVQYYDIIIHFSVEEGGLGLLRHVKSEGKKVILWPNLWVESHDRDRVKKVAAAHLDLADAVVFKSRTEEKKFKSVAWQDNTRSIIVPAGVDPSFAQAAPSRLFRSSYDLDTYLLWVGIIEPTKNQLSTIEALADFDLPLVIVGDYRDKEYYAQCRAAAPEHFLFLDPIAHNSDLIRSAMQECRLYIETSLDPPGKSVIEAAIAGAPLLVRESAWAREHFGDAAFYLNADDAGSIREGIERTLDVPKKQVLRNDLMKKHLFPDVLSPLTQLIAELTQER, encoded by the coding sequence TTGCCAGCAGACAAAAAAATATTAATAACTACATATCATAATGCATTTCTTAATAAAGGCGGTGGCGAGTATGAACTCCTTGAAGTGGCTCTGAATTTAAGGAAAATGGGGCACATAGCCGATGTGTACAGCCCATACTCAAGGTCTGTGCAATATTATGATATTATTATACATTTTTCAGTCGAAGAGGGTGGGCTCGGCTTGCTTCGCCACGTGAAGAGCGAGGGCAAGAAAGTCATCTTGTGGCCCAATTTGTGGGTGGAGTCTCATGACCGGGATCGAGTGAAAAAAGTGGCTGCCGCCCATCTCGATCTAGCTGACGCGGTGGTGTTCAAATCCAGGACCGAAGAGAAAAAGTTCAAGTCGGTGGCCTGGCAGGACAATACTCGCTCGATCATCGTTCCGGCCGGCGTGGACCCTTCTTTTGCTCAAGCCGCGCCGTCCAGGCTGTTCCGTAGCTCATACGACCTGGATACGTATCTGCTCTGGGTAGGCATTATCGAGCCGACCAAAAACCAGCTTTCGACCATTGAAGCCCTCGCGGATTTTGATCTGCCTCTCGTGATCGTGGGCGACTATCGCGACAAAGAGTATTATGCTCAGTGCAGAGCTGCGGCGCCTGAGCATTTTTTGTTCCTCGATCCAATCGCTCACAATTCCGACCTTATTCGGTCAGCCATGCAGGAATGCCGGTTATATATCGAAACGTCACTCGATCCTCCTGGCAAGTCGGTGATCGAAGCGGCCATTGCCGGTGCGCCGTTGTTGGTACGGGAGTCGGCCTGGGCGCGGGAGCATTTTGGCGATGCCGCCTTCTACCTGAACGCTGATGATGCTGGCAGCATTCGCGAGGGTATCGAGCGCACCCTTGATGTGCCCAAGAAACAGGTCCTGCGGAACGATCTGATGAAGAAACACCTGTTCCCCGATGTACTTTCACCATTGACGCAGCTGATTGCAGAGCTTACCCAAGAGCGCTGA
- a CDS encoding glycosyltransferase, whose amino-acid sequence MRVLVAQRQSHVSGVSFSLSVFARVVEAMEWLRDQGRLHFVTHLENDPEVYRLFAWADAVVFCKNASPNSIELAARARDMGKKVLLDFDDWTLDFPSYSGGPRNDPANTQRVRRMLELADVVTVANVRLLQALRCMREDLVLVPNGIYVEKYPEAKPEEPSRQKLVFTNADLLKLECFRKDFLRVLQDFWAAHPKYTVDFYGDPFPELISLPFIHYTNRISYGDYLQCLANGAYHFSIIPLGGCEDEASRFFNSCKNPFKYINYGLLGIPGVYSNTDLYKDVVVDGETGLLVENTYEAWVDAMNRLASSYELRQRIREQAREDVKRNFHIKDGAEVFWQLLSS is encoded by the coding sequence ATGAGAGTACTGGTCGCTCAACGTCAATCCCACGTCTCCGGCGTGTCCTTCTCGCTGTCCGTATTCGCCCGGGTTGTGGAAGCCATGGAGTGGTTGCGAGACCAGGGGCGTCTGCACTTCGTTACGCACTTGGAAAATGATCCGGAAGTCTATCGTCTTTTCGCGTGGGCAGATGCGGTCGTGTTCTGCAAGAACGCTTCACCCAACTCCATAGAGTTGGCGGCTCGCGCTCGGGATATGGGCAAGAAGGTGCTGCTTGATTTCGACGATTGGACCCTCGATTTTCCTTCCTACAGCGGCGGCCCCAGGAACGATCCGGCCAACACACAGCGCGTCAGGAGGATGCTGGAACTCGCCGATGTGGTTACCGTGGCCAATGTCCGACTGCTTCAGGCGTTGCGTTGTATGCGCGAAGACTTGGTTTTGGTGCCAAACGGCATATATGTGGAAAAGTATCCCGAGGCGAAGCCTGAAGAGCCGTCCAGGCAAAAGCTCGTGTTCACCAATGCGGATTTATTGAAGCTCGAGTGCTTTCGGAAGGATTTTCTGCGCGTACTGCAAGATTTCTGGGCTGCGCACCCGAAGTATACAGTCGATTTTTACGGTGATCCATTTCCCGAGCTGATATCACTCCCATTCATCCACTATACGAATCGCATTTCATACGGCGATTACTTGCAGTGTCTCGCCAATGGCGCATACCATTTTTCCATCATTCCTCTTGGCGGATGTGAGGACGAGGCGAGTAGATTTTTCAATTCGTGCAAGAATCCATTTAAGTATATTAATTATGGCCTGCTGGGCATTCCTGGCGTGTACTCGAATACGGACTTGTACAAAGATGTGGTTGTTGATGGCGAGACAGGCTTGTTGGTTGAAAACACGTATGAAGCCTGGGTTGACGCCATGAATCGCCTTGCCAGTTCTTACGAGCTCAGACAACGCATACGGGAGCAGGCCCGTGAAGATGTGAAACGCAATTTTCACATCAAAGATGGCGCTGAAGTATTTTGGCAATTGCTTAGCTCATAG
- a CDS encoding histidine phosphatase family protein — protein sequence MANLQGLVTGGEESPLTDKGKEQCRSLRTLIQIRGLEFDRYVVSPMLRAVQSAEIIFPDQKFVVLPEIAETDAGHCAEWPLVRFLADHSNFYSEFDPDRPYPGGESHMDLYHRTTHWFMNAIETYGEHERVVMVAHNGPIACVLHHCYNTPMTCFPRFTAPNASLSHLHIDKTGVARLYAFGIAGGI from the coding sequence ATGGCAAACCTTCAGGGTCTTGTGACAGGGGGCGAGGAGTCGCCGCTTACTGACAAGGGAAAGGAGCAGTGCCGTTCGTTGCGGACGCTTATTCAAATCCGCGGACTGGAGTTCGATCGCTACGTGGTCAGCCCCATGCTCCGGGCAGTTCAATCCGCCGAGATAATCTTTCCTGATCAGAAGTTCGTTGTGCTTCCCGAGATCGCGGAGACCGACGCCGGCCACTGTGCCGAGTGGCCATTAGTGCGGTTTCTTGCGGACCATTCGAATTTCTACAGTGAGTTCGATCCTGACCGTCCGTATCCAGGCGGTGAGTCGCACATGGACCTTTACCACCGCACAACGCATTGGTTTATGAACGCGATCGAAACGTATGGGGAGCACGAGCGAGTGGTAATGGTCGCACACAATGGCCCGATCGCATGCGTACTCCATCATTGTTATAACACGCCCATGACCTGTTTTCCTCGTTTCACGGCGCCGAATGCATCGTTGTCGCATCTCCATATAGATAAGACGGGCGTTGCAAGGCTATATGCATTCGGCATTGCTGGCGGCATCTGA
- a CDS encoding phosphomannomutase, protein MDCFKAYDIRGIVPDQLNEDVAYGIGQAFLSEVDASTVCVGRDIRLSSDGIAQALMQGLCDGGADVFDIGLCGTEEVYFHTFHKGLGGGIMVTASHNPANYNGMKIVREQARPVSRDNGLFSVRDRVAEKRFKNSERIGRRHELAERKEYVDFLLNCIDREALAPLKILANPGNGCAGPVVRELAAHLPFSFQFIHEEPDGTFPNGIPNPLLPDRRADTSRAVVESDSDIGLAWDGDFDRCFFFDERGEFIEGYYLVGLLAQSMLSRNAGAKIIHDPRLTWNTVDIVTAAGGIPVVSKTGHAFIKDRMREEDAIYGGEMSAHHYFRDFGYCDSGMIPWLLVCEILSRTRKPLSALVDELKRSYPVSGEINLKVADPLKALAHVEEVYRTQAQGIDKIDGLSMDLGQWRFNLRCSNTEPIVRLNVEAKANETLMNEKTAELLRLLELFAEK, encoded by the coding sequence ATGGACTGCTTTAAAGCGTATGACATCCGCGGCATCGTGCCGGACCAGTTGAATGAAGATGTCGCCTATGGTATCGGGCAAGCGTTTTTGTCTGAAGTCGATGCGTCCACGGTTTGCGTGGGGCGGGATATCCGGCTGTCCAGCGACGGAATTGCCCAGGCTTTGATGCAAGGGCTGTGCGATGGGGGCGCGGATGTTTTCGATATAGGGCTGTGTGGAACCGAAGAAGTCTACTTCCATACATTCCATAAAGGCCTTGGCGGCGGAATCATGGTTACCGCCAGTCACAACCCTGCCAACTACAACGGGATGAAAATTGTCCGGGAGCAGGCCAGACCCGTGAGCCGGGATAACGGCCTCTTCAGCGTTCGGGACAGGGTTGCCGAAAAGCGTTTCAAAAACTCCGAGCGGATTGGCCGCCGGCATGAGCTGGCAGAGCGCAAGGAGTATGTCGATTTTCTCTTGAACTGCATCGACCGTGAAGCGCTTGCTCCTTTGAAGATACTGGCCAATCCAGGCAATGGCTGCGCCGGACCCGTGGTGCGGGAGCTTGCAGCACACCTGCCTTTTTCGTTTCAGTTCATTCACGAAGAACCGGACGGGACTTTTCCCAATGGTATCCCCAATCCGCTGCTTCCCGACCGGCGAGCCGATACCTCCAGAGCGGTGGTCGAGTCCGACTCGGATATCGGCCTTGCCTGGGATGGCGACTTCGATCGATGCTTTTTCTTTGATGAGCGCGGCGAGTTCATCGAGGGCTACTATCTCGTAGGGCTTCTGGCGCAAAGCATGCTGTCTCGCAATGCGGGAGCGAAAATAATTCACGATCCGAGGCTGACCTGGAACACCGTGGACATCGTAACCGCAGCTGGCGGGATTCCTGTTGTGAGCAAGACTGGCCACGCTTTCATCAAGGACCGGATGCGCGAGGAAGACGCCATATATGGCGGTGAAATGAGTGCCCATCACTACTTCAGGGACTTCGGTTACTGCGATAGCGGCATGATTCCCTGGCTGCTCGTTTGTGAGATATTGAGCCGTACCAGGAAACCACTATCTGCCCTTGTGGATGAGCTGAAACGTTCGTATCCGGTAAGCGGAGAGATAAATCTGAAGGTAGCCGACCCGCTGAAGGCCCTTGCGCATGTCGAGGAAGTGTACCGAACCCAGGCGCAAGGCATCGACAAAATCGATGGTCTGAGTATGGACCTTGGCCAATGGCGATTCAATCTGCGCTGCTCCAATACGGAGCCGATAGTCCGGTTGAATGTCGAGGCCAAGGCGAATGAAACACTCATGAACGAGAAGACTGCCGAGCTTCTGCGTCTCCTCGAACTGTTTGCTGAAAAATAG
- a CDS encoding mannose-1-phosphate guanylyltransferase/mannose-6-phosphate isomerase, whose protein sequence is MIQPVILAGGKGSRLWPLSRELYPKQYITFPGEGTLFEQTLLRSKLFDQVAEPVVVCNVEHRFLVAEQLQRLNITGRIILEPVGRNTAPAAAISALMCQDEDPVLLVMPADHKLDGGVLNEAVEAALPLAEEGYLVAFGIDPEKPETGYGYLQKGQPLQDGFKVDAFAEKPTYELARQYVDSGDYFWNSGIFLFKASAYLDELKKFAPEMYSVCADAVAGVVSDLDFMRLPHDVFASCPSDSIDYAVMEKTDKCAMVVLENSGWSDLGSWSAIYETGTKDANGNVCQGEVLVDGVKNCYLHSESRLVSAVGVEDLVIVETPDAILVAKKSQAQNVKSIVNTLCENKDEKALLHRKVYRPWGSYEGTDKDERFQVKRIVVKPGHVLSLQKHHHRAEHWIVVSGTAKITNGDKEVLLTEDQSMYIPVGTVHRLENPGCIPLQLIEIQTGSYLGEDDIVRLDDVYGRNGIDT, encoded by the coding sequence ATGATTCAGCCAGTAATTCTTGCCGGCGGGAAAGGAAGCCGCTTATGGCCCCTTTCCAGAGAGCTGTATCCCAAACAGTACATCACGTTTCCCGGTGAAGGGACTTTGTTTGAGCAGACGTTGTTGCGTAGCAAGCTTTTTGACCAGGTCGCCGAGCCCGTGGTGGTCTGCAATGTCGAGCACCGCTTCCTTGTCGCCGAGCAGTTGCAGCGTTTGAACATAACGGGGCGGATCATTTTGGAGCCGGTCGGGAGGAACACGGCGCCCGCAGCAGCGATCAGTGCTCTGATGTGCCAGGACGAAGACCCTGTTTTGCTGGTCATGCCGGCCGACCACAAGCTCGATGGCGGGGTGCTCAATGAGGCGGTGGAAGCAGCGCTGCCGCTTGCCGAGGAAGGATACCTCGTCGCCTTTGGAATAGATCCGGAAAAGCCCGAGACCGGATACGGCTATCTGCAGAAAGGGCAGCCATTGCAAGACGGCTTCAAGGTCGATGCCTTTGCTGAAAAGCCCACATACGAGCTCGCGCGGCAGTATGTGGATTCGGGCGACTACTTCTGGAACAGCGGGATCTTTCTCTTCAAGGCGTCCGCCTATCTGGACGAGCTGAAGAAGTTCGCTCCCGAAATGTATTCCGTTTGCGCCGATGCTGTGGCGGGAGTGGTTTCCGACCTCGATTTCATGCGGCTCCCGCACGATGTTTTCGCCTCCTGTCCCTCTGATTCCATTGATTATGCAGTGATGGAAAAGACAGACAAGTGCGCGATGGTTGTTCTCGAAAACTCCGGCTGGAGCGACCTGGGCTCCTGGAGCGCCATCTACGAAACAGGTACAAAGGATGCCAATGGCAATGTCTGCCAGGGCGAGGTGCTCGTGGACGGCGTGAAAAACTGTTACCTGCATTCGGAGTCCCGGTTGGTCAGCGCAGTAGGGGTTGAAGACCTGGTCATTGTCGAAACCCCGGACGCAATTCTTGTCGCAAAGAAGAGTCAGGCTCAGAATGTGAAAAGCATCGTGAACACATTGTGCGAAAACAAAGACGAGAAAGCGCTTCTGCACAGAAAGGTATACCGGCCATGGGGGTCCTACGAAGGAACGGACAAGGATGAGCGCTTCCAGGTCAAACGTATTGTAGTCAAGCCCGGACACGTCCTTTCTTTGCAGAAACACCACCATCGAGCGGAGCATTGGATCGTTGTTAGCGGAACAGCAAAGATAACAAACGGCGACAAGGAAGTTTTACTCACAGAAGACCAATCCATGTACATACCGGTCGGAACAGTTCATCGCTTGGAGAATCCGGGCTGTATTCCTCTGCAGTTGATTGAGATCCAGACAGGATCTTACCTCGGGGAAGATGATATCGTACGGCTTGACGATGTATATGGACGCAATGGGATTGATACATGA
- a CDS encoding glycosyltransferase family 4 protein, producing MRILHFYKSAYPDSTGGIETAIHQIAKGVAAYGVRSDVLALSRDQNRIINFDEYDLHLLKADLEIASTRFSLRSLQQFMELSKSADVIHYHFPWPFMDLVHFISRTRKPSIVTYHSDIVRQKKLLLLYSPLMMKFLGRVDRIVSTSPNYSATSNILQRFQEKVVNIPIGIDRDSYPVPSEEGVQRWKDKFGSRFFLFVGVLRYYKGLHILLEAAKNTDFPIVIVGSGPIEQELKGLADRLGLRNIHFLGWVNDEDKVALMNACYAVVFPSHLRSEAFGISLLEGAMFGKPLLSSEIGSGMSYINIHGETGIVVPPSDPGALREAMLQLWDNPDLAAEMGSHAQQRYSTLFTADIMASNYVDLYNEVAS from the coding sequence ATGCGTATCCTGCATTTCTACAAATCGGCCTATCCAGACTCAACCGGCGGCATTGAGACGGCAATACACCAGATAGCCAAAGGTGTGGCAGCGTATGGTGTACGATCCGATGTACTTGCACTTTCTAGAGATCAGAACCGCATAATAAATTTTGATGAATATGACCTGCATTTGCTCAAAGCAGATTTGGAAATAGCGTCAACACGTTTTTCGTTGCGCTCATTGCAGCAATTTATGGAATTGTCCAAGAGTGCAGATGTCATTCATTATCATTTTCCCTGGCCATTCATGGACTTGGTTCATTTTATAAGCCGGACTCGAAAACCTTCCATAGTAACGTATCATTCAGATATTGTACGTCAAAAGAAGTTGCTGCTGCTGTATTCTCCTCTCATGATGAAGTTCTTGGGCCGTGTAGACAGAATCGTCTCCACGTCGCCCAATTATTCCGCCACGAGCAATATTTTGCAGCGGTTCCAGGAAAAGGTTGTAAATATTCCGATTGGAATTGATAGGGATTCCTATCCTGTCCCGTCTGAGGAAGGAGTCCAACGCTGGAAAGATAAGTTCGGCTCTCGATTTTTCCTCTTTGTCGGCGTGCTTCGATATTACAAGGGGCTTCACATCCTTCTTGAGGCGGCGAAAAACACCGACTTCCCCATTGTGATTGTTGGGTCAGGCCCGATTGAACAAGAGCTCAAAGGTCTGGCGGATCGACTCGGCCTTCGGAATATTCATTTCCTGGGGTGGGTGAACGATGAAGACAAAGTCGCTCTCATGAATGCATGTTATGCTGTGGTCTTTCCGTCGCACTTGCGTTCCGAAGCGTTCGGCATTTCGCTTCTGGAGGGGGCCATGTTCGGAAAGCCCTTGCTTTCCAGCGAAATCGGTTCGGGCATGAGCTATATCAATATCCATGGTGAGACCGGCATCGTTGTTCCTCCGAGCGACCCCGGCGCGTTGCGCGAGGCAATGCTGCAGCTCTGGGACAATCCCGATCTCGCCGCGGAGATGGGCTCACATGCGCAACAGCGCTATTCCACGTTGTTCACGGCGGACATAATGGCTTCCAACTATGTCGACCTCTACAACGAAGTGGCCTCGTGA